AACTGACTTGCTCCAGGCCTTCTACATGACTGGCTGAGTGAGTGACTAAGCCGGGGCTCAAACTCACAAGTCTCTACCCCATTGTCAAATACCAGTGAAGGACACAAGCAGTTTGCTCTGCTGGCTGCatgctttaaaaacaattaaattatgCATATGTAAGACATAGTTGCAAAGTTTTAAAGCCCCTACAATAGCTTACATCAAAACACCTTAGGGAAGGATGTTGTCCTCATCAGAGTTGGCTGTTTGGTAACGAGGTTACTGTGTTACGGAGGTGAGTTGCCTGCCCCTTCTTTCTTTGAGGATGTGCAGCATAGATACGTTCCATTTATGGGACAGCAGATTGCGGGAGTCTGGGAAGCCCCCGGCTGACTGGCTTCAGTCTTCCTCCAACATCGACCTCAGGGCCACAGAGGCAGCCGGGGCCAACGACAGACCATGGCAGTGCCCGCTGGGCCGCCCCCCAGTGTTTGCCTTGCACCCTTTTTTCTCGGGCTGGTACCGTAAGGCTCCTCTCTGGGCTCTCAGCCAGACAAGATGGAGAAAAGGTGGGCGCCTGGTTCTTCCGAGTCTGTCTGGCTTGAGCCTCTTAGCTTTGATTCAGTTTGCGAAATGACTGAATTTTGAGAGAAGCTGTGACTGGGTTGTTTTGATGGAGCCgctcccttcacttttttctccccgTACCAGATGCTCCTTTTCTCTCCGGCATGACGCCTTACCAGCCTTCTCCTGATGAAGGATTTGAATTTCAGGTGCAGGATGTTACTGTTACGGTCACATCTGAAGTCATTTGCCAAGTCGTTTGAAGAGGTGGATATTACTAGTAACTCAAAACTCAGAACTACATTCCTTCTTCAGAAATGGTCTCTCTCATATGCTGCAGAGGCCAGAAAGGGAAATGCAACAAATGCAATGTTGGTTTAAACTTGAGTTAGAAAAAAACCCCAGCCTTGGAGGACCGTTTATTTCGTACACAAACATGCggatgggccctggccaggcggctcagtgAGTTGGAGCGTTCTGTGCAGCAGAGGgctgcgggttccatccccagtcggggcgcatcCCTAGGATGAgggctcagtccccagtcagggcgtgtacgggaggcaactgacctatgtttctctcttacactgatgtctctttctttctctctctctctgctcctcccttcctctttctttttttttttttaagattttatttatttatttatttattagaagggaaggagaaagagaggaagagaaacatcaatgtgtggttgcccttcacgtgtccccagctggggacctggcctgcaactcaggcatgtgccccgactgggaatcgaactggcgacctttggtccacaggccagtgctcaatccactgggctacacaCGCCAgggctcccttcctctttctttataatcagttttcaaaaatatatgaagatgGCTGTAGTTGTGTAGATTTCGGTTAATTGAGTGGCTCTCCAGATAGTTCATCCTATGTATTGGTGTCCAGCTCTTCCAGAAGGTGTGTGGTTTCAGAGTCACAGTCTGAAATGCTCTGGGGCGTGTGCTCACTTATCTGCAGTCCTAGAGGCTCAGCGAGTCATCCGAGCCTTTCTCAttcttccctgcccaccccgTGCTGCTCGCCTGTCACTTGGCGGCTCCCACCCTTGTCCTCCTGCAGGCTCGGGTGTTTAAAGTCTCCGGTGAGTTAAACTGTGTGAACAAGCCTTGTCGCTTGGGATAGTTCCGCCTCTGGTCTTTCAGCAgccagagcagtggttctcaaccctgctTGCAGTTTTTGCCCTTAGCTGGGGTATTTTTAAAGCATACTGatggtggccctggctggctaTTCATGTGGTGAGAGCGTCATCCGgatacaccagggttgcaggttcagtccccatcagggcacatacaagaaacaaccagtgaaCGCATAAACGAGTGGAATGACAAATCgacaaatgtttctctctctctctctctctccctcccgccaCAATActccctcccctttttccccttcccctctctctgtaaaatcaataaattttaaaaaattgaaaaaaagaaaggcttgAACAGAGTTTGATTTATTTAAACCACTGTATTTGAGCCCATGTCCCGGCCGGTACTTGATCGTTCTTACATAGCCATGGTATTTCCATCCTTTTCTACAGTCACCTTGTGACTGACCCGACTCAGGGCTGCGGTCTAAGTCCCACCACTAGGTGTCACCAGGAAGTGATGAATGGGTGAACGTGGAGGGATGCTGGGATAAAACGCATGGGAAAAACTGGAGAGCTTATACACAGGGCCCTGCAGGAGGCGAGTCGTGCAGAGGATCTAGTGGGCAGCCGCGGTGTGTCTGGAAAGTTTGCCCCAGCTTTCCCCTGTTCTCTCCAGTCTTGGGCTGTCCCCAtaaccttctttctttctttctttccccttattTTTGCCTTTGACATCTTTCTGAAATGTCTGTCCCTTAGCATTAGGCGGCCTTCTGTGTCATACTACTTTTCCTGAGATTTTTTCCCTATGTATAATCAATTCTCctgtaaaattgttttcaaataaactcTCCTGACCTCTAACCCCCTCCTTTGTATTTTCCCACGTGTTGTCCGCAGAACTGATCACTCCTCATAGTTCCTCGGGCTGAGTCTGAATAGAAGGGTTGGGAGAAATTTAGTCAGGTAAGCCAGGATAGGCCTACGGCAGTGGGTTAGAGTCAGTCTTTCTACGAAtctatctttatatatatatgtatacctgTGCTCGGCTTTTTCTACCTCTCCCCGCTCTAGCCAAATGATACAAAACCAGAAACAAGGGCCCGGGACCAGAACAGCTGAGCTCCAGCCTCTACTCCCCTCGTCCTCTGTGCCTTGTGCTCAAGCCCCCATTCCTTGTATCTGGGTTGACCAGGTAATTTTTGTAGCTAAAAGTAGGTAGATACGGTTACCGACATAAACATAAGTCTTTGTAACAGTTCAGCTGTGCGTTTCCTCTCCGGCAGGTGCTAAAGGTAAGTCCTTGACACGGGTTAAAACAACCACTTGTTTCCTTAGACTCTGACTTCTGCATTTGTTCCAAGTGTCTTCATGCCCGCCGGCCCCACTTAGCATGTCTCGGCTCACCCAGCTGCGCCTTCTGCTCCTCTGCATTTACAGGCGGTGCTCCGTAGCCCACATTCGCATGCACGTGCCCTCGTGTTTTGCTTTCCAAAGCTGCTGAAAGTTGTTTTCCTATCTTTCAGTTTTGTACTCGGTATACTTACCTTGAAAGATGCTGAGCATAGAATTGAAGTGATCGTTGTTAAATGAGCCAGAACATAATAATAGTAGAGAACACTTATATAATGCTTACTAGGTGCCAAGCGCTTTTCTAAGTACATTACATATGTAATTCTGTTAAATCCACACAGACACCATGAGGGAGagactattattattttctgttttagagATGTGGTAACTGGGGCATAGAGAGGGTAAGAGACTttcccatggtcacacagctatgAAGTGATGGAGCCAGATTACACTCCGGCAGCCTGATTCCAGGCTCCCTGCTCTTAACGTCTCCACGATGATTTAGTTAAAGCCATGAGGTAAATATTCATCAAGCATTTATTGTGTGTGAGCCACTGCATTAAGTGTTTTTACAtgtttttgctcatttattcctcacaggaATCATAGAGGTAGATACTGTATGTCCCTATTGTACAGACTGAAGGGAGGCACAGAGGGTAAATACATTGCTGAAGGCCATGCGACAATAAGCCCGAGGTAGTGCAGCAGGTTAAGAACCCAAGTCTGTCTGAGCCCAGAGTCCTGTTGCCCGTGGACCTCTGCTGTGAGCTGGGTCGGGTTCCGCCTGCAGTTTGACCCCAGGAGAGGTATCGGGGCTGTCTTTTTCGGTTTACGTGTACGGGAAGGTGCTCTGCTCTTCACCAGTGTGCCCGGGGGCACATCCAGAGACAGTGTTTGCCTGGCTTTCCTGGTCACGCCTACGTGTGGACCTCGTCATTGGATGCCACTTTCTTTACTCATTCACAGCAGTGTTTTTCAGTCCTGGGCCTTTGCTTCCCGTTTAGGTCAATAGGAGCtattaaatttctgtttctttcagtGCTGCTGCATTTAGTAGAGTAATTCATCCACCGGTAATGAGCTGATTCCTGCCTGTTACATAGGCAGTTCTCTGTGGAGGCATGAACGTGAAGTAGAGGTAAAAAGCCAAAGTGCTGTTCGAAGAATGCTGTTTCTAAGGATGGTGGTTTATGaacctttcttttctatttgttctcaagggttttccttttgaaaaggCAGAAGGTTGTGCGGCAGCAGGGGAGACATTCCATTAAGAGGAGGAAAATCATGAAGCTTATTtcgtttttctttcccttttcccagagTCTGAATGGTGTTTGGCTGAACAGAGTACGTCTGCAGCCTTTAGAGGTCCATTCCATCCGTGAGGGAGACCACGTGCAGCTCGGGGTGGCTCTGGAGAATAAGGAGAGTGCAGAGTACGAGTATGAAGTTACGGAAGAAGACTGGGAGAAGATGCGTCCTTGCCTGGCCCCAGCAAGTGACCAGTTGATGGGAAAAAACAGGGGCTCGAGAACTAAAAGGAAATGTAGTTCGGATGAATTAGAAGCTCCTGCAGCTGAAGGCCCCTCACATTTGAAATCCAAAATAAGTAGAACGTCTTGTGAACCTGGCCAGCCACTGAAGTCCCATGGGAAAGGTGAAATGGCCAGTCAGCCCTCGGAACCCATGGAACCTCAGTCGACTGCCCTTGAGCCAAGTGAGCACACCACAGGGGCTCGTGTTTCCCCGGGCCCCCCCACAGTCCCGGAGCTCCAGCATGAGGAGCAGAGAGCCTCAGACCCGTTAGTGTCTCAGAGCAGGTTAGAGCTGATCAAGGTGACCATGTCTAGGATTCTGAAGCTCAAAAcacagatgcaggaaaagcaggaAGCTGTTCTGAATGAGAAAAAGCAGAGCCAGAAAGGGGACTCAAAGAATATTGTGCAAATGGAGCAGGAATTACGGGACTTACAGTCACAGCTCTGTGCGGAGCAGGCCCAGCAGCAGGCCCGAGTGGAGCAGCTAGAGAAGACTTTCCGGGAGGAGCAGCAGTATCTCCAGGTACCACCCggagggaaggacaggagggCCTCTCGGGTGGGCAGGCCCTTTGTGAGCCTCTAGCCAAGGCTCTGTTTCTGGATCAGGGACCAAATGCTGAGCGCCAGGGGTAGGGGATGGAATGGGAACAGAAAACTTTGAGGTAAGAGAAGGGGTTGAATCAAAGGTTAAGGCTTCAGCATGGTGATCAGATCAAGCACCCAAGTTGGGATGCCAAGATGGGGTAAGGTGACGGGCAGTGCCAGCCCCAGGAGGTAACTGGTCTCAGGATGTAACGTTGAGGCATCTCAGGACTGAGGTAAATTCATTGAGAGGTTGGGTGAAGGTCAAGATGTCACAGAACCACAGCACACTCCATTTAAACCAGTAGTTGTCCTCAGAGTTACTCTTCTTTGCTCTGTGGTCCAAGTCAAATCACGTGGCCCCAAGGCAGGTTTGGGTCAGCTAGTTACTTGGTCCTGGATTGCCTGGCAACTTGTTAGCTCTGCAGCTCACCTAGGAGGTGGGAGGCCACAAAGACAGAAAATGCTTCTCTTTCTACCCTGAGCAGCCAGCCTGGGAGGGGACAGGTACACCATGACTCAATTGTTGGCTTAAATTATAAGCCACCTTCCACGGTACCCATAGCGGGAAGGTAAAATAATGACTCTATTAGCTGTGTCAAGGCAAGGCCAAATGTGTCCCCATCCCTGAGTCATTTTCGTAGATGACGAGCTGTTGCAGAAGCCTCCAGCCTGATCCTACTCCTTGCTGAGAATGTCAGTTCCCGTTTGCCAAGAGCCCCTGTTTCACTCCCACCTGCCAGCTCAGGCAATATGGAATGTCAAGAATTCCCCATTGTTGACTTGGAACGGTGATGTTCACCCCTCTTCATAAAGTAATGACAGCAATTCTGtgtgtggcacaccaaaaaaaattttttttgacaatATGACCAAAAAAAccatagatataattttgattcatccacACTAGACGGCTATTTTTGCACTGGCTGTTACCATTTTTTTTACTtggcagtctaagggaaaagaggtccgtgcccctgactaaacaggcAAGTGTTGCTTGTTTTATACATTCTTGTGGCTCAACAGTGAGCCATGGCTCCAGTTGAGAACTGCTGACTTAGAACTAAGATGGGCCAATTAGAATCGAAGTGAATAAGCTTTTATCTTCTGTTTACTTTATTCAGGGTAATGAACAACCGGTAGTGTTTGCTTATTTCTGAACAATTTATAAATTCCATAGATTAAATCGATCTTTCTGAGGGGATACACTGCTTATGTGTACCTTTTTGCTTCCCTTATCTAGCCGGGCCTAGTTCTTGAAATTAGTGCAGGGAGGTTATCTCTGCATTTTCATTGCGTGGACCCTTCCTGGAGCAGTTAGCGTCTGATGTGTTCCAGGACAAGAGTTGctgttaattaatatttgtggCTGCTCTGGGCATGCTTCAAGGTATAGCTGTAAAATCTTTTCCCTTACCTAAATGGTAAAGAAAGGCAGACTGGTTTAGAAAGTTTCTCCAGGGATGAGAGGGTCATTTATAAGCGGCGCATAGTGTCTAGTCCTTTGTTGATTGGCTGGATTTCCCTCTGCCACCAAGCCCTCGGGATCTACCCTACCCTGAGGACTTGTTCAGAAGCTCAGTTAACCCTTGCTGCTTCACacagatccttttttttttttttttagcacacgTTGCCTGATACTATATGTGGGTTCAGGTGGCTTTaaagatgcttaataaatgtatTATACCCATAAAATCATTGTAACAGTTTTAagtcaatatatttaaattagaGAACAATTTCAAGTTGGCATACTCCTATTAAATGGGtagataattcttaaaataaggagggaagggcccagagctTCTTACTGGATGTAGGGTAATGATGTGGAAGGCATCATGTTGGACGGGCCGATGGAGGAAATAGAGCCCTAAGCTCAGGCAGGGCGAGAGGAGGAGCAGTTAATGGGGTGAAAGTGGTAGCGATTCTCAGCGTGAGAAACGGGGGCATGGGGGCAGAATCGAGGGAAGAAGCATGGAGGAGCTCATGCGTGCCAGCCTGGGGGATTTTACCTGTGTTTAGGTAGGTAAAGTTTGCTCAGAACCTTTCAGCTTACCTTGTTTTGGAAGTAACAGCATTTACAGTAAGAGGGTGTCATGTTAGCCTCAAGTTTCTCCAGAACAACCTGAGTGGTGGCTTAAAAGTGACAGCCCTGAGGTGAGCAGTGTTTGAGCAGTTAACGCTGCTTAAATTCCCTCCTGCCAACCGCGTGGAGTAAAATGGGAAATGTTCTCCTGCTTCCTACCCCCTGTTGCTTCCAGATGCTCATGCTAGCCAGTCTGCTCTGTTTGTTGCtggatttctgtttcttttttcccccgcCGACTGGGAaaccttccattttgttttcGGCATTGTAGGGTTTggagaaagagcaaggagaaGAGAACCTGAAGCAGCAGCTGGCCCAGGCTCTGCAGGAGGTAACTTATCTGTTGCCATTGTGGGCTGTGGGATGGGGGCAGCCAGGCTTTGCGTGGCCGCCGGCTGCCTCTGCTGCTTGGTACGCACCTCAGCAGCATCTCCAGGCTGCAGATAGAGCAGGTGGCAGCTGCTCGCACTATCAGGGCGGAGGCTGGAGCCTCAGGGACGTGCCAGACCTCAGCATGGAAACTTACGTCTTCCTCTGAGCAGAAGTGGCTCTAGTGAAAATGGAATGGAGCCTGCAGCAATTAGGAGGCTCTCTGGGGAAGTGTCTGCATTTCCAGAAAGGTGAGGGCAGCAGAGGGGAATTGCAAGCTGTGACTTGGCCACCACCAAGGCCTGCAAGGGCCTCCACTCCCTCACGGGTCCTGGGCTGAAGCCATCCAAACACCACTTGAGAGTGTTCCAACTAAGCATTTTAGGTCAGGTCGAGAATATGCAGCTCAACAGTCAGCAAAGCATTGATTTACTGAAAGGGCAGGGCTCACAGGAATAAAATTCTCCTAAAGGATAGCCtatcatttatttcctttaacttgattacttctctcatctgattatttttataaacttttttgcatctttaaaacctgttttgtcttctctcttttatgCGTTAAAATTAGTAATTTGATGCAAGTTTAGTCAGGTTAGTGGTATGGTTCATATCTCCTTGAAAAAAGTGAGCTCTTGCATTAGAATTTGTTTAGGGTGATTTGTTTTTAGAATTCTTCTATCGCatgcctccctcccagccttcTTACAGTGCTGACAGTCACAGTAGTGAAAGCTTGGGAGGTGCCTGCCTTGATTTCCTTGAGGGTTACACAAACAGCGTTGGGAAGAACTAGGTGAAAATTAATTCAGTCTTTTTGGAATTATATTTTCTAGGTTTGTTTATTTCCTTGGGTGAGAAAGTAGGTATGTTTCCCAATTAGAGTAGtattaaattaatattcagaGAGTGTTTTGAAATTGACTGGGAAAGAGTAAGGTTCTGCTACTTGGAATCCTGAAGGGATCACTGAGTTTTCTGCACTCACAGCTCCTCACCCTCCCCTGAGACAAAGGAAAGACACACTGTCATTTAGCGTGAGGTACTCGCCAGTCTCCACTCACTAGCCTAAAATGGGATACTTTTGGGTCATGGTTCTAGAACGGCATGCCCGGGGATGTCCTGCTTTCTCAGCTGAAACATGGCTGTGTGTTGGTCCACCTCTCAGTCCCTCTGAAGCTGTTCCTTTTCCTTTACCAGGCCATTATAACAACTTGCATTTACGTGGAGCCTAAAAACTCTACTGAATGCTTTCTATCTGTCACTTTATCTTATTGTGAACACTGATGTGGGAGGGGCCCATTCCCCGTTTTGTAGAAGAGACAGCTGAGACTCACTAAGTGGCAGTCAAGAAGAACAAGTACCCAGGCCTTCCTGTGTAACTGCTTTTCTCAGGAGACCACATATTTCAAAATTTGTTTCTTGAGTAACCTCTTCAGAAATACTTACCTTTGCTCCACCTTCTTTAGAAAAAGGATTTGCAGTGAGATTTAAAGTATAAGCTGTACTTGAGCACGAGGCAGCTCAGAAATTGTGTTTCATGGAAGCGGAGCCTCTTGAGGTTCCGGTGGGCAGTTAGACACAGCGGAGGAGCTGCCGGCGCTTGGGCGGGCCTGGTTGCAGAACGCCCAGGCAGGGTGTGGGCAGCGTTGCCCTGTGAGCGTGTAGTGTGATTTGTAGCATAAATGGGTTGAAGGTCTCTCTTACTTCAGTGAAAATGATTATCTAGTTTCCCTGAATCCCATTTCTCCCGGGTTATTTCTTAAAAGCCCCTCCTAGTGCTGGGTAACCTCAGAGTTACCTACTAGTTCTTGAGCTTTGGATTTTAGAATCACTtagacagatttaaaaaaatacacattcctggGCTCCCGGGGAAACCTACAGAGTCAGACCCTCAGGATGGCAGTTCTTCCGTTGATTCACATGGCCATGAAGGTTGGGTTATTTCCAGGGGATCTGTAGATTTGGTGGCCTCCCTCCCGGTTTGTCcccttccctgaaaaaaaaaaggatctggTGCGTGAGATGTCCTGAAGGAacagaggcattttttttttaaattgccggTCCATTGATCCGTTGAACTAATGCCACCAGTAGAGGGAGGAACGGAGGGGGCATGTGCAGCTTAACGGGAAGATGCAGTGTAGCTCATCTTGAGTGTGTGTCTGCTATGTTCCTGCAGCACTGGGCTCTAATGGAAGAGCTAAACCGCAGCAAGAAGGACTTTGAAGCCATCATTCAAGCCAAGAACAAAGAATTGGAGCAGACCAAGGTACTAGCAAGAAGATGAAGGTTTAGAATTTGGTTAGTACATGCAACTCAGCATTTTCAACAGTGCATGGGTTGCTGTggtgaatggagagagagaatatggCTGTCCTGGCCCCAGGGGAAATAATCTGCAGAATTACTTAGGCCCATAGAAGGCTCTGCCTGAAGACAACATCTGTTTCCTTCCCTCATTCAGAAGCAAAACGCTAGGGAGAAGATACTCATCCTGCAGTCCGGTCCATGTCTGTGGCAGACGCTCCTCCAGCGCATCCCGCAGATACAGGCCATGGAGCGGCGCAGTCAAAGTAAACAGTAGTGTGTCCTCACACCTTTAGGCAATTATTTCCCCACATCCGATCAGCGGAATTCTTAAATTAGGGTTATAAACTCAAATGCCCAGTCAGACGGTTAATGGAATTGAGTGAAGTGCCCTGTGGGGACAGAGGTGCCCGTGAAGGAGACCTTTGCCCCCAACCTCCACCCCCGGAGGCAGCGCCGCTTTGCTGCAGCCAGTTGTTGCCCTGCAGAATGCGAGCCTGGGGTGTCAGGTATTCTGAACTTCCCACAGAGGTGGAACTCCCAATGTTTATATGAAGTACCCCGATTTCCAAATATTGGCAACAAGTTCAGTTTTCGTTTTGCCTTTCGGCACGATAGGGCCAAACTAAACAAGTCTGTAGGCTGGCcagtccacaggccagcagtTTATAACCTCTGACCTGAAATTAACACCGGGTCTGActgcctctctgcccacccctcctcacaTACCGacctggagcagagagaggaggaggctcTCTTTTCCATTGGTTGGATATCCGTATGCTCTGTTCAAATCACTAGTACCTTCTTTCCCATCCTCCAAGAAGccaccatatttttttttttaaaccagcaaTTCTAAGTTTTCAGGGAACTTGACTGCAGTTGGAAATGGGTTCGGACCTTCCTCACTGCCATAAGCAGTCTGACAGTCTCTGCTCTgattagaagagaaaataaaagatgaaaaatgcaTCAACTGTATACCCTGAAtgtcatttcctctctccctcagggGCTCCTGATAACTTTCTTTTGGGGGGATAAGGTGCTAACTTAAGTAAATGTCTGCTTCACGAGAGCACACCTACAATGGTCCCTAAAAAGGCCGTCTGCAAGCAGTCTGGCCCCTTGGGGAGAGCACAGGGAAGCTGTACTGCAGCCGTCTGCAGGAGTGGGGGGTGGCAAGCGTAGAGCTGGGGCCTGAAGATGCTTCGAGAGGCCACCattccagcctccagcctccagggaaTGTAGGGACTGTCCCTATTTTACGGAAGAGGCAGCTACAAAGAGCACAAGGGGCTTTATACAGTACTTCAAGTTTCCTGCCTCTGTGGACTCTTCTTTATGACTTCTTTTTTGTCCAGTGAGTTCCTGGTTTGGGGGATGGTTTTCTATCACCTCTAAACTGCAGTTTGCTGTGGGATACTTAGTGTCTCGTTCTAGAAGGTCTTGGGTGGTTGGTGCGGTTAGTGTGCTACCTTCAGTTTCTCCCATTTAGTTAATTTTGGGAAGGAGACAAATTACAGTACAGATACtgaaaaagcagagaaaggaaagaaagggagacagtgCCCACATTAGAAAGCAGTTCTGAGAAATAGCACCCCTTGGGGAAAATGCTTTATTCCTTGTGTTGCTCCGCCAGGGTGAGTTTCTAATTTAGACTCCTTCTGAGTTCTATTCCGGAAGATTAATCCCGCTCCTGTCCTGTTTTGCATTCTTGTTGGTTCTCCCGAATGACAGCAGCAGGGTTGTGTCTttgcaggaagagaaggagaaggtgcGAGCACAGAAAGAGGAGGTTCTCAGCCACGTGAACGACGTGCTAGAGAATGAGCTCCAGTGCATTATTTGCTCGGAATACTTCATTGAGGTAATTGCAAACATTGTGAACAGCGGCTCCCGGGAGCCTTGTCGCTCTCCCAATCCTGAATGGAGCCTCAGCGAGCGACACAGGCTGCTTCGGCCATAGGGCAACGTTCTGAAGAGCGTTTCTTGCAGGAACTTCTCGTAGCTATTTGACTGCAAAGTAACCTCTGGAGGTGGCCACTTCTTACTTGTTTCTGtacagttgtctttaactttactgtcctttttcttatttcatttgttcctgtttatttgatataattaatattttaagctGCAATAAGTCCTTTATCTCTCTGTTGTTGGGGAGGACACAGGGCTGTATGGCGATAGATTTTTGAAGTATCAGATAAAGCTGCTCAGTAAAGCTACGTTTCCTTACTCTGAATGGGTGTGGTGctgagagggggtggggatgcAGCCTTCGATGGGCAGTAAATGCCATTGATGTGGGGCGTCGGGAATTCAGCGCACAAGTGGGACACGTTTCAGGGACTGGGGGGCTCCTTATGGAAACGAAACCTCTCTCCTAGGTTACCATCGGTTATCCTGTCATATTTTTGCACGGgctcttatttttcaaaaattttaccatttgtgaccaGTTCATCTCACACCCCAAGTTTAAATTCAAGTTGTTACGTGACATTGCTTTTCAGACTCCTTTACAAAGGGAAATGCGTACTGACGCTTTTTCCTCCTTTCCGGGGGTCTTCAAGAGCTTGAGTCCACCAGCCTTCTGAAAAATCTCTCCCGAGCAGACCGGTTTTTTTTTGCTCAGGATCTACTTGGACTTCAGGTCATACATTTCTCCCACAATTTCTATTCATTTGATTCCCTACTTAGGAGAAGCTCGGTTAGTGGTGTGCTGACGAGGCGTACA
The Desmodus rotundus isolate HL8 chromosome 11, HLdesRot8A.1, whole genome shotgun sequence genome window above contains:
- the RNF8 gene encoding E3 ubiquitin-protein ligase RNF8 isoform X2: MGEPGPLVPRDRRGGRSWCLRRVGMDAEWLLLEDGKEVTLGRGLGVTYQLVSKICPLMISRNHCVLKQNTEGQWTIMDNKSLNGVWLNRVRLQPLEVHSIREGDHVQLGVALENKESAEYEYEVTEEDWEKMRPCLAPASDQLMGKNRGSRTKRKCSSDELEAPAAEGPSHLKSKISRTSCEPGQPLKSHGKGEMASQPSEPMEPQSTALEPSEHTTGARVSPGPPTVPELQHEEQRASDPLVSQSRLELIKVTMSRILKLKTQMQEKQEAVLNEKKQSQKGDSKNIVQMEQELRDLQSQLCAEQAQQQARVEQLEKTFREEQQYLQGLEKEQGEENLKQQLAQALQEHWALMEELNRSKKDFEAIIQAKNKELEQTKEEKEKVRAQKEEVLSHVNDVLENELQCIICSEYFIEAVTLNCAHSFCSFCISEWMKRKIECPICRKDIKSKTPSLVLDNCISKMVDNLSSEVKERRIDLIKGRKVK
- the RNF8 gene encoding E3 ubiquitin-protein ligase RNF8 isoform X1 — encoded protein: MGEPGPLVPRDRRGGRSWCLRRVGMDAEWLLLEDGKEVTLGRGLGVTYQLVSKICPLMISRNHCVLKQNTEGQWTIMDNKSLNGVWLNRVRLQPLEVHSIREGDHVQLGVALENKESAEYEYEVTEEDWEKMRPCLAPASDQLMGKNRGSRTKRKCSSDELEAPAAEGPSHLKSKISRTSCEPGQPLKSHGKGEMASQPSEPMEPQSTALEPSEHTTGARVSPGPPTVPELQHEEQRASDPLVSQSRLELIKVTMSRILKLKTQMQEKQEAVLNEKKQSQKGDSKNIVQMEQELRDLQSQLCAEQAQQQARVEQLEKTFREEQQYLQGLEKEQGEENLKQQLAQALQEHWALMEELNRSKKDFEAIIQAKNKELEQTKEEKEKVRAQKEEVLSHVNDVLENELQCIICSEYFIEAVTLNCAHSFCSFCISEWMKRKIECPICRKDIKSKTPSLVLDNCISKMVDNLSSEVKERRIDLIKGRKAKRLL